A portion of the Columba livia isolate bColLiv1 breed racing homer chromosome 31, bColLiv1.pat.W.v2, whole genome shotgun sequence genome contains these proteins:
- the LOC135576821 gene encoding cilia- and flagella-associated protein 52-like, which translates to TVGSQWFLQPLNCWQPADLSPVSLAGHVPCGLICHPDREHILYPLGCTVLIQHLDTKKQSFLHGQADNVSCVVVSRDGMYVASGQVTCIGFKADVILWDFPKQELLARLSLHEGKVEGLSFSPRGIYLVSLGGQDDGRVMVWDVSKREAVCGSPASPRSAGNANVVMCSSCRDEVFVTAGNFTIRVWELDTATKTIHPSECYAGQLRGISVCVQMTDDDGDFHLGTTSGDVLKVNTSSKVLTACGPQKKKLSMGVTALLLPKTGGLIVGTGEGTVALCTGSDCQVKKRMRVEGAVTSLTCRGRDDQFFLGTNKGQMHRSAYATFKEELVAVCHTEAVNDIVFPEGHSDLFVTCSTNDIRVWYTPERLERLQITVPNVTRHAVEVTRDGMVIVSAWNDGRIRAFVPATGEPMYEINNAHNLGVTAIAATSDCKQIISGGGDGQVRIWNIGEKTQKLREVLKEHRGAVSCIKTNKNDKEGVTASLDGTCVIWDLERYVRKQMILDNTLFKCVCYHRGEYQIITSGTDRKIVYWEVLDGSAIREVQGSLSSSINGMDVTSDGASFVTGGDDHLVELWDYKEGTVTHVGVGHSGNITRLKICPANKYMVSVSAAGAVLIWK; encoded by the exons accgtggggagccagtggtttctgcagcccctgaacTGTTGGCAGCCAGCGGATCTTTCACCcgtttctcttgcaggacatgttcccTGTGGCCTCATCTGCCACCCCGACAGGGAGCACATCCTGTACCCCCTGGGCTGTACGGTGCTGATTCAGCACCTGGAcactaagaaacagagtttcttgcaTGGCCAGGCCGATAACGTGTCCTGCGTTGtcgtgtccagggatgggatgtACGTCGCTTCAGGACAAGTCACCTGCATTGGGTTCAAG gcagacgtcatcctctgggatttcccaaagcaggagtTACTTGCTCGGCTCTCGCTGCACGAGGGCAAAGTCGAGGGACTCTCGTTCTCGCCCAGaggcatttatcttgtgtccCTGGGAGGCCAGGACGACGGCAG ggtgATGGTGTGGGACGTCAGTAAGAGAGAGGCTGTGTGCGGGAGCCCGGCCTCGCCGCGCAGCGCCGGCAATGCCAACGTCgtcatgtgctccagctgcagggacgaggtgtttgtcactgctggaaa TTTCACCATTCGAGTGTGGGAACTCGACACAGCAACTAAAACAATCCATCCATCTGAATGCTACGCGGGGCAACTGAGAGGAatcagcgtgtgtgttcag ATGACAGACGATGATGGTGATTTTCATCTTGGCACGACGAGTGGAGATGTCCTGAAagtgaacacaagcagcaaggtgctgactgcctgtgggccccagaagaagaagttgagcatg ggagtcacagctttgcttttgccgAAGACAGGAGGTTTAATAGTCGGCACCGGAGAAGGGACTGTAGCTCTCTGTACAGGCTCAGACTGCCAAGTAAAGAA GAGGATGCGAGTTgaaggtgctgtcacttccctgACGTGTAGAGGTCGGGACGACCAGTTCTTTCTAGGGACAAATAAAGGCCAGATGCACCGCAGTGCCTACGCTACATTTAAAGAGGAGCTGGTCGCCGTCTGTCACACCGAAGCCGTCAACGacattgtttttcctga GGGACATTCGGACTTGTTCGTTACCTGCTCCACAAACGACATTCGAGTGTGGTACACGCCGGAACGTCTGGAGCGGCTGCAAATCACCGTCCCCAACGTCACCCGCCACGCGGTCGAGGTGACGAGGGACGGCATGGTCATCGTTTCAG CTTGGAATGACGGGAGAATCCGCGCCTTCGTGCCCGCTACGGGAGAGCCAATGTACGAGATCAACAACGCCCATAACCTGGGAGTGACGGCAATTGCTGCGACCAGCGACTGCAAACAGATCATTAGCGGAGGAGGTGACGGGCAG GTGAGGATCTGGAATATTGGTGAGAAAACCCAGAAGCTGAGGGAAGTTCTGAAGGAGCACAGAGGTGCCGTGTCCTGCATCAAGACTAATAAGAACGACAAAGAGGGTGTCACAGCCAGCCTGGACGGAACGTGCGTCATCTGGGATCTTGA GCGTTACgtgagaaaacaaatgatcctAGACAACACATTGTTCAAATGCGTGTGTTACCATCGCGGAGAGTACCAGATCATCACCAGTGGAACAGACAGAAAG aTTGTGTACTGGGAAGTGCTCGATGGCTCCGCAATCAGAGAAGTGCAAGGCTCTCTGTCGAGCTCCATCAACGGGATGGACGTCACATCGGACGGGGCGTCCTTTGTCACAG GTGGTGACGACCATCTGGTGGAGCTGTGGGACTATAAGGAGGGCACGGTGACTCACGTGGGAGTGGGCCACAGCGGCAACATCACCCGCCTCAAGATCTGCCCCGCGAACAAGTACATGGTGAGCGTGAGCGCGGCCGGTGCCGTCCTCATCTGGAAATAG